A genomic segment from Nicotiana sylvestris chromosome 1, ASM39365v2, whole genome shotgun sequence encodes:
- the LOC104222421 gene encoding uncharacterized protein, with product MASLVHLPSATSAVTSRHARHKQLQLLKIQRVPNGMTFPCMSRKSFTICCSNQSPWEPAPVTYVPSDNIEDKFLEGTTNIFETMSSSKPAESSLTEAEGLTDVKNQPPLQLQYLQWPVWVLGPAVLLATGMVPTLWLPISSVFIGPNIASLLSLTGLDCIYNLGANLFLLLADSCARSPDTSEDSSSKPPFSYQLWNMVANIMGLVIPLTVLFGSQNSFLQPQLPFISYAVLLGPYLLLLCIQILTEMLTWHWKSPVWLVTPVVYEAYRVLQLMRGLKLSAELAAPSWMLHTIRGLVCWWVLILGMQLMRVAWYAGFTARAHQKQLHTLPDVD from the coding sequence ATGGCATCTTTAGTCCACCTGCCATCTGCAACATCAGCAGTTACTTCGCGACATGCACGTCATAAACAGCTgcaattgttgaaaatccaaagAGTGCCAAATGGAATGACCTTTCCTTGTATGAGCCGTAAGTCGTTCACTATTTGCTGTTCAAATCAGTCTCCATGGGAACCTGCACCTGTCACTTATGTTCCTAGTGATAATATTGAAGATAAATTTTTGGAAGGGACAACCAATATATTTGAAACCATGTCGTCCAGCAAACCAGCTGAATCTTCATTAACTGAGGCCGAAGGCCTCACTGATGTAAAGAATCAGCCACCTTTGCAGCTCCAATACCTCCAATGGCCTGTGTGGGTTCTTGGCCCTGCAGTTCTCTTAGCCACTGGGATGGTGCCAACTTTGTGGCTGCCTATTTCATCAGTTTTCATTGGTCCCAACATAGCCAGCCTTCTTTCCTTGACTGGACTTGATTGTATTTACAATCTTGGAGCAAACCTATTTCTCCTGTTAGCCGATTCTTGTGCTCGTTCACCAGACACCAGTGAAGATTCCAGCAGCAAGCCGCCTTTTAGTTATCAGTTATGGAACATGGTCGCAAACATTATGGGTTTAGTCATTCCCTTGACAGTACTTTTTGGTTCTCAGAACAGTTTCCTTCAGCCTCAACTTCCTTTCATTTCTTATGCGGTGCTCTTGGGTCCCTATCTCCTGCTTCTATGCATACAGATACTCACAGAGATGCTGACATGGCATTGGAAGTCACCAGTGTGGTTGGTGACACCGGTAGTTTATGAAGCTTATCGTGTGTTGCAATTGATGAGGGGTTTAAAGCTCAGTGCAGAACTCGCTGCACCATCATGGATGCTGCATACCATTAGAGGACTAGTCTGCTGGTGGGTACTCATTCTTGGCATGCAGCTCATGAGAGTCGCTTGGTATGCTGGTTTCACTGCTCGGGCTCATCAGAAACAGCTGCACACCCTTCCTGATGTTGATTAG